A region of Mauremys mutica isolate MM-2020 ecotype Southern chromosome 2, ASM2049712v1, whole genome shotgun sequence DNA encodes the following proteins:
- the CRH gene encoding corticoliberin — MKLQLLVSTGILLVALLPCHDCRALSKSPAAAASAPLPPDFLQPPPSLPVLLRLGEEYFLRLGNLNKSPAASFFASSSSSRLPPGAPAANFFRAAVQQLQQLPERSLESAAGPGEGEAESLPGEAMEREKRSEEPPISLDLTFHLLREVLEMARAEQLAQQAHSNRKLMEIIGK; from the coding sequence ATGAAGCTCCAGCTGTTGGTCTCCACAGGgatcctgctggttgctctcctGCCCTGCCATGACTGCAGAGCCCTCAGCAagagccccgccgccgccgccagcgcTCCGCTGCCGCCAGATTTCCTCCAGCCGCCGCCGAGCCTGCCCGTGCTGCTCCGCCTGGGAGAAGAGTATTTCCTGCGGCTGGGCAACCTCAACAAGAGCCCCGCCGCCTCCTTCTtcgcctccagcagcagcagccgcctacCGCCCGGCGCCCCCGCCGCCAACTTTTTCCGAGCAGCGGTGCaacagctgcagcagctccccgagCGCTCGCTGGAGAGTGCGGcgggccccggggagggggaagccGAGAGCCTGCCCGGGGAGGCGATGGAGAGGGAGAAGCGATCCGAGGAGCCCCCGATCTCCCTGGATCTGACTTTCCACCTCCTCCGAGAAGTCTTGGAAATGGCCAGAGCCGAACAGTTAGCGCAGCAGGCTCACAGCAACAGGAAACTGATGGAGATCATCGGGAAATGA